From one Comamonas piscis genomic stretch:
- a CDS encoding DNA adenine methylase, protein MATPIVPWIGGKRRLVDLLLKRFPPHSCYVEVFAGGAAVFFARAPADVEVLNDVNGDLVNLYRVVTHHLEEFVRQFKWALSSRQVFKWLQETRPETLTDVQCAARFFYLQQHCFGAKVTGQTFGTATTAPVVNLLRIEENLSAAHLRLAGGVTIEQLDWAACLDRYDRVHSLFYLDPPYWQTEGYGVPFAWDQYELMARKLKAVKGKAVLSINDHPDIRECFKDFAMESLSIDYTVGGGGKAVERGELVIYNWNPEDEPAGLF, encoded by the coding sequence ATGGCAACCCCAATCGTGCCCTGGATCGGCGGTAAGCGCCGCCTGGTCGATCTACTTTTAAAACGCTTTCCCCCTCACAGCTGCTATGTCGAGGTCTTCGCTGGCGGGGCCGCTGTGTTCTTTGCTCGCGCGCCTGCCGATGTGGAGGTGCTCAACGATGTCAATGGCGACCTGGTCAATCTCTACCGGGTGGTGACCCACCACCTGGAAGAGTTTGTGCGCCAGTTCAAATGGGCGCTCTCCAGCCGCCAGGTTTTCAAGTGGCTGCAGGAGACCAGGCCCGAGACCTTGACCGATGTGCAGTGTGCTGCGCGCTTCTTCTACCTGCAGCAGCATTGCTTCGGTGCCAAGGTGACAGGCCAGACCTTTGGCACGGCCACCACGGCTCCTGTCGTAAACCTGCTGCGGATTGAAGAAAACCTGTCTGCAGCGCATTTGCGGCTTGCGGGCGGGGTCACCATCGAGCAGCTTGACTGGGCGGCATGCCTGGACCGCTACGACCGGGTACACAGCCTGTTCTACCTCGATCCGCCGTACTGGCAGACCGAGGGCTATGGCGTGCCGTTTGCCTGGGACCAGTACGAGCTTATGGCGCGCAAGCTCAAGGCCGTCAAGGGCAAGGCCGTGCTGAGCATCAATGACCACCCCGACATTCGCGAGTGCTTCAAGGACTTCGCCATGGAGTCGCTGAGCATTGACTACACGGTAGGGGGCGGGGGGAAAGCGGTTGAGCGTGGAGAGCTGGTTATCTACAACTGGAATCCCGAGGACGAACCTGCAGGCCTGTTCTAA
- a CDS encoding ATP-binding protein: MSEGAAIINKQHDSIAVGNKYNFVFNVDINVINHLGVGLYSSTPAALTELVANAWDADAEKVTIKISPDSKSIVIEDDGHGMDVEGIRKKFLRVGYSRRDNGVRTSESGNRRVMGRKGIGKLSMFALADQVKVTSQRSGGEIVSFEINVPELKKSIEKGQSIELKEVEGVPFVKGQGTRIELRDVLTGLKTTEAYLRLKLARRFSVIDGKHNFSILLNGEHIKKEDRGFYNYIQFLWAFDSATKSDIENISPKIASVKNENTGMDEKCIQTLDGVFDYNGIQLNVTGYIASVEEPKNLGAKDESANMISIFANGRVFAEDVLAEFNSAKYYKNYLVGEIHADFLDDDEIDRATASREAIKKDDPKFRELLNFLTKNLSDIGDVWDDWRIEMGLSKSIPANAAVVEWLSTLKDARDRKLAHKLVTSIQNASIHPDEEKNSKAKKFLYRGAIIAFEKLKLKNQLEKLSEISDVLSPEFSAVFSSLSDIEEAAYSEITKQRLEIIRKFRDIANDATKLERVAQEYLFNNLWLLDPSWDRISGTEEMEKTLTRELKEVDDSSTGARLDITFRKNSGRHIVVELKRPRKTDLKSMALYEQARKYNIAINAYYKKHYSGVPVPPKDIYLLVSQVPADFTDDDLESYAKQNAKIITYEQLINNAFNAYQAYLDVHSSLSSVEEVFRKIDAC, from the coding sequence ATGAGTGAGGGTGCTGCAATTATTAATAAACAACATGACTCTATTGCGGTCGGGAATAAATACAATTTCGTTTTTAATGTTGATATTAATGTCATCAATCACCTAGGCGTTGGATTGTACAGTTCCACCCCTGCCGCGCTGACTGAGCTCGTTGCTAACGCCTGGGACGCAGACGCTGAAAAGGTTACTATTAAAATTTCCCCGGATTCCAAATCTATCGTTATAGAAGATGATGGCCACGGTATGGATGTGGAAGGGATTCGGAAAAAATTTCTAAGGGTGGGTTATTCTCGCCGCGATAATGGAGTCCGCACAAGTGAATCTGGTAACCGTCGGGTTATGGGGCGAAAAGGGATAGGCAAGCTTTCAATGTTTGCGTTGGCAGATCAAGTAAAAGTTACGTCTCAAAGAAGCGGTGGGGAAATTGTTTCGTTTGAGATAAATGTCCCTGAACTGAAAAAAAGTATCGAAAAAGGGCAAAGTATTGAATTGAAGGAGGTTGAAGGAGTTCCTTTTGTAAAGGGACAGGGCACACGTATTGAGTTGCGAGATGTGCTCACTGGGTTAAAGACTACCGAGGCCTACCTAAGATTGAAACTAGCGCGCCGCTTTAGCGTGATAGATGGGAAACATAATTTTTCTATCTTGCTCAATGGAGAGCATATTAAGAAAGAGGATCGAGGTTTTTATAATTATATTCAGTTTCTTTGGGCTTTTGATTCTGCCACAAAATCAGATATTGAGAATATATCTCCAAAAATTGCCTCTGTAAAAAATGAAAACACAGGCATGGATGAGAAATGTATTCAAACTTTAGATGGTGTATTTGATTACAATGGTATCCAGTTAAATGTTACTGGGTATATTGCGAGCGTGGAGGAACCGAAAAATCTTGGCGCGAAAGATGAGAGTGCAAATATGATTTCAATATTTGCAAACGGTCGTGTATTTGCAGAAGATGTGCTCGCTGAATTTAATAGTGCAAAATATTATAAAAATTACCTCGTTGGTGAAATTCATGCGGATTTCTTGGATGATGACGAGATAGATCGGGCCACTGCAAGTCGAGAAGCTATAAAAAAAGATGACCCAAAATTTCGAGAGCTATTAAATTTTCTGACTAAAAATCTATCTGATATTGGCGACGTTTGGGATGATTGGCGCATTGAGATGGGGTTGTCAAAGTCTATACCAGCTAATGCTGCAGTAGTGGAATGGCTAAGTACTTTGAAGGATGCTCGTGATAGAAAGCTTGCTCATAAACTAGTCACATCTATACAAAACGCAAGCATTCATCCTGATGAGGAGAAAAACTCTAAAGCAAAGAAGTTTTTGTATCGAGGGGCAATTATTGCCTTTGAAAAATTAAAGCTAAAAAATCAATTGGAGAAATTGTCTGAGATTAGTGATGTGCTCAGCCCAGAGTTTTCGGCTGTTTTTTCTTCTTTAAGCGATATTGAAGAGGCTGCATATTCGGAGATTACAAAGCAAAGGTTGGAGATTATTCGAAAATTTAGAGATATTGCTAATGATGCAACTAAGCTAGAGAGAGTTGCTCAAGAGTACTTATTTAATAATCTTTGGCTTTTAGATCCGTCGTGGGACAGGATCAGTGGTACTGAGGAGATGGAGAAAACATTAACACGGGAACTCAAGGAGGTTGATGATTCATCCACTGGTGCGCGCTTAGATATTACATTTAGAAAAAATAGTGGAAGGCATATTGTTGTCGAGTTGAAGCGTCCGCGGAAGACAGATTTGAAGTCGATGGCTCTTTATGAGCAAGCGAGAAAATATAATATCGCGATTAATGCGTATTATAAAAAGCATTACTCTGGAGTTCCGGTTCCTCCGAAAGATATTTATCTGCTGGTATCACAGGTCCCTGCGGACTTTACTGATGATGATCTGGAATCCTACGCGAAGCAAAATGCGAAAATTATCACATATGAGCAGTTGATAAATAATGCATTTAATGCTTATCAGGCTTATTTAGACGTTCATTCGAGCTTAAGCTCGGTTGAAGAGGTTTTCAGGAAAATAGATGCTTGTTAA
- a CDS encoding MOSC domain-containing protein, whose translation MGSLQSLYVRGSNEPEPESVTEVQALSGYGLAGDRHASRLSPRQLLIAGDDAYRRWGLAAGALRENLRVDFSTSGLASGDLLRIGSDVVIGIMFLCEPCRLLERRAPGIVANIGRDRGMLARVLRGGTIRSGAEIALYPAMAPVFSDRWQDRVIQVACAVPEGTWISYRQLAEMAGVQTAYCRAFPKVLSQLPESVAARVRSQRSASGVVPWSGEGFFGMGMD comes from the coding sequence ATGGGTTCTCTCCAATCGCTTTACGTCCGAGGGAGCAACGAGCCAGAGCCTGAATCAGTCACCGAGGTCCAGGCCCTCAGCGGCTATGGGCTCGCGGGGGATCGGCATGCGTCGCGCTTGTCCCCCAGGCAGCTGTTGATTGCTGGAGACGATGCCTACCGGCGCTGGGGTTTGGCGGCAGGCGCACTTCGAGAGAATTTGCGGGTGGACTTCTCGACCAGCGGGCTGGCTTCGGGTGACTTGCTGCGGATTGGCAGCGATGTCGTCATCGGGATCATGTTCCTCTGCGAACCTTGTCGTCTGCTGGAGCGCAGGGCGCCGGGAATCGTTGCCAACATCGGGCGGGATCGAGGGATGCTTGCCCGTGTTTTAAGAGGCGGAACCATCCGCAGCGGTGCAGAGATCGCCTTGTACCCTGCCATGGCGCCGGTGTTCAGCGACCGCTGGCAGGACCGCGTTATCCAGGTGGCCTGTGCTGTCCCAGAGGGCACCTGGATCAGCTACCGACAGCTGGCCGAAATGGCCGGTGTTCAAACCGCCTACTGCCGGGCCTTCCCCAAGGTGCTGTCCCAGTTGCCAGAGAGCGTTGCCGCAAGAGTGAGGAGTCAACGCAGTGCCTCGGGCGTGGTGCCGTGGTCTGGGGAGGGATTCTTTGGCATGGGCATGGATTGA
- a CDS encoding DNA cytosine methyltransferase yields MKIEAIDLFCGAGGLTRGLLDAGVSVKAGFDIEESCRYAYEANNKGAQFFAKSVGDVTAEELTNIWSSAGKSIRLLAGCAPCQPFSTAANTAPIKKNSKEDPRYFLLNEFSRLIRETQPELVTMENVPKVLLHKPFLDFVEVLKCQGYSVSYRVISCEKIGVAQTRKRLVLLASRIGEVDSDLYKLVDIKETLNVGALLDTLDPIEGGGRSDKDLMHFARRLTPINIQRIRASKPGGSWTDWPESLRAECHKRDSGATYPSVYSRLDPSKPAPTITTQFYNYGAGRFGHPTQDRALTPREAALIQSFPKDYQFVEDNSVGMDRIGKMIGNAVPPKLGEVIGKMFLSHVASH; encoded by the coding sequence ATGAAGATTGAAGCAATAGACCTTTTTTGCGGAGCGGGGGGATTGACCCGCGGATTGCTGGATGCCGGTGTTTCTGTTAAAGCGGGTTTCGATATAGAAGAATCTTGCCGATATGCATATGAAGCGAATAATAAAGGAGCTCAGTTTTTCGCAAAAAGTGTTGGAGATGTGACAGCTGAAGAATTGACAAATATATGGTCTTCAGCAGGAAAGTCAATTAGATTGTTAGCAGGATGTGCACCTTGTCAGCCTTTTTCCACTGCTGCTAATACGGCTCCCATAAAGAAAAATAGTAAGGAAGATCCAAGATACTTTCTTTTAAATGAGTTTTCTCGCCTCATACGAGAAACGCAACCTGAATTGGTAACGATGGAAAATGTTCCAAAGGTACTGCTTCACAAGCCATTTCTTGATTTTGTGGAAGTTTTGAAATGCCAAGGATATTCAGTGTCGTATCGTGTGATTTCCTGTGAGAAGATAGGGGTTGCCCAAACAAGGAAGCGTTTAGTACTATTGGCTTCTCGGATTGGTGAAGTAGACTCAGACTTATACAAGCTTGTTGATATTAAGGAGACTCTTAACGTTGGTGCTCTGCTAGATACGTTGGATCCAATTGAAGGAGGTGGTAGATCGGATAAAGATCTTATGCACTTTGCCCGGCGCTTAACACCTATTAATATACAGCGAATACGGGCTTCAAAGCCGGGGGGGAGTTGGACAGACTGGCCGGAAAGCTTGCGTGCTGAATGTCACAAGCGAGATTCAGGAGCTACCTACCCCAGTGTTTATTCTCGCCTTGATCCCTCAAAGCCTGCCCCAACGATAACTACACAATTCTACAATTACGGTGCCGGTCGATTCGGACATCCGACGCAAGATCGCGCACTAACCCCACGAGAGGCTGCATTAATTCAGTCCTTCCCCAAGGATTATCAGTTTGTGGAAGATAATAGTGTTGGTATGGACAGAATTGGGAAGATGATTGGGAACGCGGTCCCTCCAAAACTGGGTGAGGTGATTGGTAAAATGTTTTTGAGTCATGTGGCCAGTCATTAA
- a CDS encoding N-acetylmuramoyl-L-alanine amidase has product MEFVITAGHSNTDPGAVAHGHTEAEIAVDMRNLVAAELRLRGHRVWTDGEGRDNQPLATAINLIRHGAVALEIHLNASSNPQATGVETIALPKQRDLAQRISFAISAILGLRVRGEAGYIDQSASARGKLGFVTAGGLIAELCFISNQSDLVQLQSNMHRVASAIAGVLAS; this is encoded by the coding sequence ATGGAATTTGTTATCACAGCTGGTCACAGCAACACCGACCCGGGCGCAGTGGCGCATGGGCACACCGAAGCCGAGATTGCGGTGGATATGCGCAACCTGGTGGCCGCTGAGCTGCGGCTGCGTGGCCACCGTGTCTGGACCGATGGCGAAGGCCGCGATAACCAGCCGCTGGCCACCGCCATCAATCTGATCCGCCATGGCGCAGTCGCGCTGGAGATCCACCTCAACGCATCGAGCAACCCCCAGGCCACGGGCGTGGAGACGATTGCACTGCCCAAGCAACGGGACCTGGCCCAGCGCATCAGCTTTGCTATCTCGGCCATTCTGGGCCTGCGTGTGCGCGGCGAGGCTGGCTATATCGACCAGTCTGCCAGCGCACGCGGCAAGCTGGGTTTTGTCACGGCTGGTGGGCTGATTGCAGAGCTTTGCTTCATCAGCAACCAGAGTGACCTGGTGCAGCTGCAGAGCAACATGCACCGCGTGGCCAGCGCCATTGCGGGGGTGCTTGCGTCATGA
- a CDS encoding Com family DNA-binding transcriptional regulator has translation MNDIRCGSCGRKLGEGVYTLLNIKCPRCGALNCLRASSPTPERHRVPLTEANNGNPNRALDRR, from the coding sequence ATGAACGACATCCGATGCGGCAGCTGCGGCCGCAAGTTAGGGGAGGGGGTTTACACCCTCCTGAATATCAAGTGCCCCCGCTGTGGGGCTTTGAACTGTTTGAGGGCATCTAGCCCCACACCAGAGCGCCACAGAGTGCCATTGACGGAGGCCAACAATGGCAACCCCAATCGTGCCCTGGATCGGCGGTAA